In one window of Episyrphus balteatus chromosome 3, idEpiBalt1.1, whole genome shotgun sequence DNA:
- the LOC129913756 gene encoding elongation of very long chain fatty acids protein AAEL008004, whose protein sequence is MAVMLHELYDWYRDLLDNRSDPRVKDWPLTYSPFPTLALCLFYVYFSKSLAPKLMENRKPFNLRKVLVYYNLFQTIFSAWIFYEYLQSGWWGHYSFKCQPVDYSTSPMAMRMARTCWWYYIAKFTEFFDTLFFILRKKTEHVSTLHVIHHGCMPFSVWMGMKFAPGGHSTFFALLNCFVHIVMYFYYMIAAMGPQYQKYIWWKKYLTTFQMVQFVAIFTHQFQLLFRECDYPKGFMVWIGLHGVMFLFLFSDFYKAKYTNAGRGAKATALKAKMNGHTNGSVSNGSAKHEMSNGSNKGACMPVMDDDNSNCTEKTSLISQTTNGHIGNGYKNGYTNGHAFKNGGAVSSNTNIIGDSSSSSLHLRQVK, encoded by the exons atggcggTCATGTTGCATGAATTGTATGATTGGTACAGAGACCTACTGGACAATCGCAGtg accCCAGAGTAAAAGACTGGCCATTAACTTACTCACCATTTCCCACACTGGCACTATGTTTATTCTATGTTTACTTTAGTAAATCTCTTGCACCAAAGCTCATGGAGAATAGAAAACCATTTAACCTTAGGAAAGTTTTAGTATATTACAATTTATTCCAGACGATATTTAGTGCGTGGATATTTTATGAA TATTTACAAAGTGGATGGTGGGGTCACTATAGTTTTAAGTGTCAACCTGTAGACTACTCAACCAGTCCAATGGCGATGCGA ATGGCTCGCACCTGTTGGTGGTACTACATAGCTAAATTCACAGAATTCTTTGATACGCTATTTTTCATTTTGCGCAAGAAAACGGAACACGTATCAACATTGCATGTCATTCATCATGGTTGCATGCCATTTTCAGTTTGGATGGGCATGAAATTTGCaccag GCGGCCACAGTACATTCTTTGCGTTACTTAATTGTTTTGTACATATTGTTATGTATTTCTATTATATGATTGCTGCAATGGGTCCAcaatatcaaaaatatatttggtggAAGAAATACTTAACAACTTTCCAAATG gTACAATTTGTTGCTATATTCACACATCAATTTCAATTGTTGTTTAGAGAATGTGATTATCCTAAAGGATTTATGGTTTGGATTGGTTTACATGGAGTTATGTTCCTATTCCTGTTTTCGGACTTTTACAAAGCCAAATATACAAATGCTGGACGTGGGGCTAAAGCAACAGCCCTCAAAGCTAAAATGAATGGCCATACAAATGGTTCGGTGTCGAATGGAAGTGCGAAACATGAAATGAGTAATGGAAGTAATAAAGGTGCTTGTATG ccCGTTATGGATGACGATAACAGCAATTGTACAGAAAAGACTTCATTAATATCCCAAACAACAAATGGACATATTGGAAATGGATACAAAAATGGCTATACCAATGGACATGCCTTCAAAAATGGTGGCGCTGTATCCTCGAATACCAATATCATAGGCGATAGCAGTAGCTCTAGTCTGCATCTAAGACAAGTCAAATaa